The Nocardioides sp. S-1144 genome includes a region encoding these proteins:
- a CDS encoding mannose-1-phosphate guanylyltransferase produces the protein MTTPGPALDRFWAVVPAGGAGTRLWPLSRSSAPKFLRDLTGSGRSLLQETHARLAPLVEDRFLVVTGRAHRDAVVEQLPGLPDGAVVAEPSARDSMAAVGLAAALLERRDPDAVLGSFAADHVIGEPEAFATAVRVAVRAAEDGWLVTLGIEPTSASTAFGYIHLGEPLAGHPGAAHVAAFVEKPSADVAERYLATGEFRWNAGMFVVRPTVLLDLLAAGDPGFAAALRAIAADPDTLDDVWPMLPRIALDHAVAEPAAAAGRVAVVPAALGWDDVGDFDSLTGLLGDPDRARLSVLGDDALVVGRDATGLVVPASGRVVAVVGLDDVVVVDTPDALLVTTRERAQDVKAVVATLRDLGRDDLL, from the coding sequence ATGACGACGCCCGGGCCCGCCCTCGACCGATTCTGGGCCGTCGTGCCGGCCGGGGGAGCCGGCACCCGGCTCTGGCCGCTCTCGCGCTCGTCGGCGCCGAAGTTCCTGCGCGACCTCACCGGCAGCGGACGCTCGTTGCTCCAGGAGACCCACGCCCGCCTCGCGCCGCTCGTGGAGGACCGCTTCCTCGTCGTCACCGGCCGCGCGCACCGCGACGCCGTCGTCGAGCAGCTGCCCGGCCTCCCCGACGGCGCCGTCGTGGCGGAGCCGTCGGCGCGCGACTCGATGGCCGCCGTCGGCCTGGCCGCCGCCCTCCTCGAGCGGCGCGACCCGGACGCCGTCCTGGGCTCCTTCGCCGCCGACCACGTCATCGGCGAGCCGGAGGCCTTCGCGACGGCCGTGCGGGTCGCCGTCCGCGCCGCCGAGGACGGGTGGCTGGTCACCCTCGGGATCGAGCCGACCTCGGCCTCCACCGCGTTCGGCTACATCCACCTCGGGGAGCCGCTCGCCGGGCACCCCGGCGCCGCGCACGTCGCGGCGTTCGTGGAGAAGCCGTCGGCCGACGTCGCCGAGCGGTACCTGGCGACGGGGGAGTTCCGGTGGAACGCCGGCATGTTCGTCGTCCGGCCCACGGTGCTGCTCGACCTGCTCGCCGCCGGTGACCCCGGGTTCGCCGCCGCGCTGCGCGCGATCGCGGCCGACCCCGACACCCTCGACGACGTCTGGCCGATGCTGCCGCGGATCGCGCTCGACCACGCCGTCGCGGAGCCGGCCGCCGCGGCCGGCCGGGTCGCGGTGGTGCCGGCCGCCCTCGGGTGGGACGACGTCGGCGACTTCGACTCCCTCACCGGCCTGCTCGGCGACCCCGACCGCGCGCGGCTCTCCGTGCTGGGCGACGACGCCCTCGTCGTGGGTCGCGACGCGACCGGGCTCGTCGTCCCGGCATCGGGTCGGGTGGTCGCCGTCGTCGGTCTGGACGACGTCGTCGTCGTCGACACCCCCGACGCCCTCCTGGTCACGACCCGCGAGCGCGCCCAGGACGTCAAGGCCGTCGTCGCAACCCTGCGCGACCTCGGCCGCGACGACCTCCTCTAA
- a CDS encoding DUF3105 domain-containing protein, producing MAKSSKSQKTERQKLIEETLKKQRTSEKKRGNAIVLVAIAIAVAIIGVATYPMARGAFEESKYEDDALNQIGAAASTCQDVVEKAGSDVGNHVDEPQQVTYDAAPPAYGAHWNAIGAPAPFEDKFYDADDRPELEQLVHNLEHGYTILWYDETIADDATQLGQIRAIANKFKESGDAKNYRNKFIAAPWLDSDEDGAKFPDGQHVAFTHWKGTTEESTGVWQYCGDVSGEALETFMDTYPYTDAPEATII from the coding sequence GTGGCCAAGTCGTCCAAGTCCCAGAAGACCGAGCGCCAGAAGCTGATCGAGGAGACCCTCAAGAAGCAGCGGACCTCCGAGAAGAAGCGCGGCAACGCGATCGTGCTCGTCGCGATCGCCATCGCCGTCGCCATCATCGGCGTCGCGACCTACCCGATGGCCCGCGGTGCCTTCGAGGAGTCCAAGTACGAGGACGACGCCCTCAACCAGATCGGCGCGGCCGCCTCGACCTGCCAGGACGTCGTCGAGAAGGCCGGCAGCGACGTCGGCAACCACGTCGACGAGCCGCAGCAGGTCACCTACGACGCCGCGCCGCCGGCCTACGGCGCCCACTGGAACGCCATCGGCGCCCCGGCGCCGTTCGAGGACAAGTTCTACGACGCCGACGACCGGCCCGAGCTCGAGCAGCTCGTGCACAACCTCGAGCACGGCTACACGATCCTCTGGTACGACGAGACGATCGCCGACGACGCCACGCAGCTCGGCCAGATCCGCGCGATCGCCAACAAGTTCAAGGAAAGCGGCGACGCGAAGAACTACCGCAACAAGTTCATCGCGGCCCCGTGGCTCGACTCCGACGAGGACGGCGCGAAGTTCCCCGACGGCCAGCACGTCGCATTCACGCACTGGAAGGGCACCACGGAGGAGTCCACCGGCGTCTGGCAGTACTGCGGCGACGTCAGCGGCGAGGCCCTCGAGACCTTCATGGACACCTACCCCTACACCGACGCCCCCGAGGCCACCATCATCTAG
- a CDS encoding coenzyme F420-0:L-glutamate ligase, producing the protein MGGSAGGSVTAFAPDGVPEVRAGDDLATLLLAVLGTGPAGGLLDGDVVVVTSKAVSKSEGRVVDGTREEHLAAETARVVARRGPTTIARTHHGLTLAAAGIDGSNVERGRAVLLPVDPDASARRLRAALRARTGRTLGVVVTDTAGRAWREGQTDIAVGAAGVLVAEDFAGRVDAHGNELAVTAPAVADEIAGLAELAQGKLGGRPFAVVRGRADLVAPRRRRRARRARPRAGRGRRHVRRLGAREAVVRARGDPADRTPFGRPAPAVELAGALLDALGVSAAHVDDDTLTVPPAAAPLAAVVAFAFGWHLAPGGGDDAGDGAARHIRRGTP; encoded by the coding sequence GTGGGGGGCAGCGCGGGGGGCAGCGTCACCGCGTTCGCCCCCGACGGCGTCCCCGAGGTCCGGGCCGGCGACGACCTCGCCACGCTCCTCCTGGCCGTCCTCGGCACCGGGCCGGCCGGCGGGCTCCTCGACGGCGACGTCGTCGTGGTGACGAGCAAGGCGGTCAGCAAGTCCGAGGGCCGGGTCGTCGACGGCACGCGCGAGGAGCACCTCGCCGCCGAGACCGCCCGCGTCGTGGCCCGCCGCGGGCCGACCACCATCGCGCGCACCCACCACGGCCTGACCCTGGCCGCCGCCGGCATCGACGGCTCCAACGTCGAGCGCGGCCGGGCCGTGCTGCTCCCGGTCGACCCCGACGCCTCGGCCCGCCGGCTCCGCGCCGCGCTCCGTGCACGCACCGGGCGCACCCTCGGCGTCGTCGTCACCGACACCGCCGGGCGGGCCTGGCGCGAGGGCCAGACCGACATCGCGGTCGGGGCGGCCGGCGTCCTGGTGGCCGAGGACTTCGCCGGGCGCGTCGACGCGCACGGCAACGAGCTCGCCGTCACCGCCCCCGCGGTGGCCGACGAGATCGCCGGGCTCGCCGAGCTGGCCCAGGGCAAGCTCGGCGGCCGGCCCTTCGCCGTCGTCCGCGGGCGGGCCGACCTGGTGGCTCCCCGACGGCGACGCCGGGCCCGGCGCGCGCGCCCTCGTGCGGGCCGAGGACGCCGACATGTTCGTCGCCTCGGCGCCCGCGAGGCGGTGGTCCGCGCGCGCGGCGACCCGGCCGACCGGACGCCGTTCGGCCGCCCCGCGCCCGCCGTCGAGCTCGCCGGCGCGCTCCTCGACGCGCTCGGGGTCAGCGCCGCGCACGTCGACGACGACACCCTCACGGTCCCGCCCGCGGCCGCTCCGCTGGCCGCCGTGGTGGCCTTCGCCTTCGGCTGGCACCTGGCTCCCGGAGGGGGCGACGACGCCGGGGACGGTGCCGCTCGACACATCCGCAGGGGCACTCCGTAG
- the cofD gene encoding 2-phospho-L-lactate transferase, whose protein sequence is MKNITVLSGGMGGARFLQGLRHAVAAGTLPGVAADAEITVVANTADDLWMHGLKICPDLDTVMYTLGDGIDQERGWGRRDESWSVKDELAAYGVEPTWFGLGDRDIATHLVRTQMLDAGYPLSAVTGALCNRWRPGVRLLPMTDDRVETHVAIADPSAPSGRRVVHFQEYWVRLRAAVPAETVVVVGLEESTPAPGVLDAVTGADLVLLPPSNPVVSVGTILGVPGVRDALRATEAPVVGLSPIVGGTHVRGMAHQMLTSIGVEVSAGAVGLHYGSRAGDAGGVLDGWLVDEQDADQVAAVRAAGLACAAVPLMMTDLDATAAMAAAAVELVR, encoded by the coding sequence ATGAAGAACATCACGGTGCTCTCCGGCGGCATGGGCGGCGCCCGGTTCCTGCAGGGACTGCGGCACGCCGTCGCGGCCGGCACCCTGCCGGGCGTCGCCGCGGACGCCGAGATCACCGTCGTCGCCAACACCGCCGACGACCTGTGGATGCACGGGCTCAAGATCTGTCCCGACCTCGACACCGTCATGTACACCCTCGGCGACGGCATCGACCAGGAGCGCGGCTGGGGCCGGCGCGACGAGTCGTGGAGCGTCAAGGACGAGCTGGCCGCCTACGGCGTCGAGCCGACCTGGTTCGGCCTCGGCGACCGCGACATCGCCACCCACCTCGTGCGCACCCAGATGCTGGACGCCGGCTACCCGCTCTCGGCGGTCACCGGCGCGCTCTGCAACCGCTGGCGTCCCGGCGTCCGGCTGCTGCCGATGACCGACGACCGGGTGGAGACCCACGTCGCGATCGCCGACCCGAGCGCCCCCAGCGGCCGCCGGGTCGTGCACTTCCAGGAGTACTGGGTGCGGCTGCGCGCCGCGGTGCCCGCCGAGACGGTCGTCGTCGTCGGGCTCGAGGAGAGCACGCCGGCGCCCGGCGTCCTCGACGCGGTCACCGGCGCCGACCTGGTGCTGCTGCCGCCGTCGAACCCGGTCGTCTCGGTCGGCACGATCCTCGGGGTGCCCGGCGTCCGCGACGCCCTGCGCGCCACCGAGGCCCCGGTCGTCGGCCTCTCCCCCATCGTCGGCGGCACCCACGTGCGCGGCATGGCCCACCAGATGCTCACCTCGATCGGCGTGGAGGTCTCCGCCGGCGCCGTCGGGCTGCACTACGGCTCCCGCGCCGGGGACGCCGGCGGCGTGCTCGACGGCTGGCTCGTCGACGAGCAGGACGCCGACCAGGTCGCCGCGGTCCGGGCGGCCGGGCTGGCCTGCGCCGCCGTCCCGCTGATGATGACCGACCTCGACGCCACGGCCGCGATGGCGGCGGCCGCCGTCGAGCTGGTCCGGTGA
- a CDS encoding glycosyltransferase: protein MSAPSVPSAPSGRVVALLVTHDGTRWLPGVLDGIAEQGAALSGVVAVDTGSTDGSRDLLPGGYDLVEATSSASYPDAVRLGLERVAALAPDTEWVWLLHDDSRPAPGALAALLAAAARRPDVDVLGPKLREWPSLRRLLELGVTLSGTGRRETGLERGEYDQGQHDEEREVLAVNSAGMLVRRRVLEELGGFDPRLPMFGNDLDLGWRAAAAGHATLVVPDAVVFHAEAAHRGLRRTALTGRHTHYQERRAALYTLLVNSSAAALPWRVLRLTLGTLVRMVGFLLVRSVGEALDDLAALVAVVLRPGQVRAGRRERRDRAAAGGPDRERVKRLLPPPWLPYRHGLDFVGDVVSAVTQQASDVAERRRVAAAELDPSSQAATRLRAERERDEDDDLADSGAIARFFTNPVALTMTLVVAVMVVAARTALGQVSGGALAPAPDGAGAWWSLHLASWHELGFGTDVPAPPYVLPLALLGTVLGPTGAVSLLLVGSAPFALWGAWRFLRVAGRLVSPRGAPRWILVGGATAYAVAPVAAGAWGHGRLGLVVAGALLPWLAHAALGFAEPEPDRRRRAGWRVGLLLALTTAFAPTTWLVAAVLVLVVLGAGLLLARGLVSARDVWLPPLTAILVPLVLLGPWWVPALSTGSGAALLLDAGRPPSDGVGALDLLAGRLGDLGAPTWAGLALVVLAVLALLPRATRIPVTLCWLVVLVSATVGAVLGTVDLTLTATDTPAGLGGPMLAAQAGLVVAVVLGAQGATRAGLAGPLRAAGMVAAAAAVVVPLTGIAWWLTGDDDLTSADASVVPAYMVQRSTTGPEHGVLVVDGSVATGLTYTVRRGDGVTVGEDEVLAPSDVDPADAATVRDFLSRPTGDVVDRLGGLGIEYVLLTAPVDGTVAAALDATSGLVQAGSDAGTRAWEVDRPLDPDAVAGDDSGSRVVLRAVLLAVQGIGVVLVLVLAAPTLRARRRP from the coding sequence GTGTCCGCCCCGTCTGTCCCGTCCGCGCCGTCGGGCCGCGTCGTCGCCCTGCTGGTGACGCACGACGGCACCCGCTGGCTGCCCGGGGTCCTCGACGGGATCGCCGAGCAGGGCGCCGCCCTGTCCGGGGTCGTCGCGGTCGACACCGGCAGCACCGACGGCAGCCGCGACCTGCTGCCCGGGGGCTACGACCTCGTCGAGGCGACGTCGTCGGCGTCGTACCCGGACGCCGTCCGGCTCGGCCTGGAGCGGGTCGCCGCCCTCGCGCCGGACACCGAGTGGGTCTGGCTGCTGCACGACGACTCCCGCCCCGCGCCCGGCGCGCTGGCCGCGCTGCTCGCGGCCGCCGCGCGGCGTCCCGACGTCGACGTCCTCGGCCCCAAGCTGCGGGAGTGGCCCTCGCTGCGCCGCCTGCTCGAGCTCGGCGTCACCCTGTCCGGCACCGGGCGCCGCGAGACCGGCCTCGAGCGCGGCGAGTACGACCAGGGCCAGCACGACGAGGAGCGCGAGGTCCTCGCCGTCAACAGCGCCGGGATGCTCGTGCGCCGCCGCGTGCTGGAGGAGCTGGGCGGCTTCGACCCGCGGCTGCCGATGTTCGGCAACGACCTCGACCTCGGCTGGCGCGCCGCGGCCGCCGGCCACGCCACCCTGGTCGTCCCGGACGCCGTCGTCTTCCACGCCGAGGCCGCCCACCGCGGGCTGCGCCGCACCGCCCTCACCGGGCGGCACACCCACTACCAGGAGCGGCGCGCCGCGCTCTACACGCTGCTCGTCAACAGCAGCGCCGCCGCGCTGCCGTGGCGGGTGCTGCGCCTCACGCTCGGCACGCTGGTCCGGATGGTCGGCTTCCTCCTCGTCCGCTCGGTCGGCGAGGCCCTCGACGACCTCGCCGCGCTGGTCGCCGTCGTCCTCCGGCCGGGCCAGGTGCGCGCCGGTCGCCGCGAGCGCCGCGACCGCGCCGCCGCGGGCGGCCCCGACCGGGAGCGCGTCAAGCGGCTGCTCCCGCCGCCGTGGCTGCCCTACCGCCACGGTCTCGACTTCGTCGGCGACGTCGTCTCCGCCGTCACCCAGCAGGCCTCCGACGTCGCCGAGCGCCGCCGCGTCGCGGCCGCCGAGCTCGACCCGTCGTCCCAGGCCGCGACCCGGCTCCGCGCCGAGCGTGAGCGCGACGAGGACGACGACCTCGCCGACTCCGGCGCCATCGCCCGGTTCTTCACCAACCCGGTCGCCCTGACGATGACGCTCGTCGTGGCCGTGATGGTCGTGGCGGCGCGCACCGCGCTCGGCCAGGTCAGCGGCGGCGCCCTCGCGCCGGCCCCCGACGGCGCCGGGGCCTGGTGGTCGCTGCACCTCGCCTCCTGGCACGAGCTCGGGTTCGGGACCGACGTCCCGGCGCCCCCGTACGTCCTCCCGCTCGCCCTGCTCGGCACCGTGCTGGGCCCGACCGGGGCGGTCAGCCTGCTGCTGGTCGGGTCGGCGCCGTTCGCGCTGTGGGGGGCGTGGCGCTTCCTGAGGGTCGCCGGGCGACTGGTGAGCCCGCGCGGCGCGCCGCGCTGGATCCTGGTCGGCGGCGCCACGGCCTACGCCGTCGCCCCGGTCGCCGCCGGTGCCTGGGGACACGGGCGGCTCGGCCTCGTGGTCGCCGGTGCCCTGCTGCCGTGGCTGGCCCACGCGGCGCTCGGCTTCGCCGAGCCCGAGCCGGACCGCCGCCGCCGCGCCGGCTGGCGGGTCGGGCTGCTGCTCGCGCTCACCACCGCCTTCGCGCCCACGACCTGGCTGGTCGCCGCGGTGCTGGTCCTGGTCGTCCTGGGCGCCGGTCTGCTGCTCGCCCGCGGCCTGGTCAGCGCCCGCGACGTGTGGCTCCCGCCGCTCACCGCGATCCTCGTCCCGCTGGTGCTCCTCGGACCCTGGTGGGTCCCCGCGCTCAGCACCGGCTCGGGCGCCGCGCTCCTGCTCGACGCCGGGCGCCCGCCCTCCGACGGCGTCGGGGCGCTCGACCTGCTCGCCGGCCGGCTCGGCGACCTGGGCGCCCCCACCTGGGCCGGCCTGGCCCTGGTCGTCCTCGCCGTGCTCGCGCTGCTGCCCCGCGCGACGCGGATCCCGGTCACCCTGTGCTGGCTGGTCGTGCTGGTCAGCGCCACCGTCGGCGCCGTCCTCGGCACCGTGGACCTCACCCTGACCGCGACCGACACCCCCGCCGGGCTCGGCGGGCCGATGCTGGCGGCGCAGGCGGGCCTCGTGGTCGCGGTCGTGCTGGGCGCCCAGGGCGCGACCCGGGCCGGGCTGGCGGGTCCGCTGCGGGCGGCCGGGATGGTCGCGGCCGCGGCCGCGGTCGTCGTCCCGCTCACGGGGATCGCCTGGTGGCTCACCGGCGACGACGACCTCACCTCCGCCGACGCCTCCGTGGTCCCGGCCTACATGGTGCAGCGCTCGACCACCGGCCCCGAGCACGGCGTCCTGGTGGTCGACGGCAGCGTCGCGACCGGCCTGACCTACACGGTGCGCCGCGGCGACGGCGTGACCGTGGGCGAGGACGAGGTGCTCGCCCCCAGCGACGTCGACCCCGCCGACGCGGCCACCGTCCGCGACTTCCTGTCCCGCCCCACCGGCGACGTCGTCGACCGGCTCGGCGGCCTCGGCATCGAGTACGTGCTGCTCACCGCCCCGGTCGACGGCACCGTGGCCGCGGCCCTCGACGCGACGTCCGGCCTGGTCCAGGCCGGCTCCGACGCCGGCACCCGCGCCTGGGAGGTCGACCGGCCGCTCGACCCGGACGCCGTCGCCGGCGACGACAGCGGGTCGCGGGTCGTGCTGCGGGCCGTGCTGCTCGCCGTCCAGGGGATCGGCGTGGTGCTGGTGCTCGTGCTCGCCGCCCCGACGCTGCGAGCGAGGAGACGACCGTGA
- a CDS encoding DUF5719 family protein, with the protein MSDPTPTPGRRAATGGRAARARFDVTTLAAVVLPLLAVLAALLVDTGSEPRPAVAPRETALSTASVVCPAGGNGIQVASTSGASGDLTVRSGRRDDRDVAVAPGRSTEVDTGERAAVVLGEGDLAAGLVAASFSRPLASFDCRAPVFDHWFTGVGAGARHQSILQLVNPDEGRAVVDVEVLGSEGVVDAPGLRGVAVQGGESRSIDLAATLPRRDELTLHVSVVRGRIAASVRDTVRGIGGSRAGDDGLGSQDAPATENLLLGVPGGSGPRILFVANPGPTQERATVKVVTADAAFTPSGLEEVVLPPQSVVPVRLTRVLAEVGTGAERALGVLVESTVPTTASLQMFYRGDLVRSSPVARLDGPGTAVLPAGSKSLVLGGAAGPGAVTVTASDEGGAALPEQRVEVASDRATVVDLPDGARLVTVTGVATTSVVLVTNDDGATLVPVRAPVTTGLVPDVAPGLP; encoded by the coding sequence GTGAGCGACCCGACCCCCACCCCCGGACGCCGGGCCGCCACCGGCGGGCGCGCCGCGCGCGCCCGCTTCGACGTGACCACCCTGGCCGCCGTCGTGCTGCCGCTGCTCGCCGTGCTCGCCGCCCTGCTCGTCGACACCGGGTCCGAGCCGCGTCCCGCCGTCGCGCCCCGGGAGACCGCCCTGTCCACCGCGAGCGTCGTGTGCCCCGCCGGCGGCAACGGCATCCAGGTCGCCTCGACGTCGGGCGCCAGCGGCGACCTGACCGTGCGCAGCGGCCGCCGCGACGACCGCGACGTCGCCGTGGCGCCGGGGCGGTCCACCGAGGTTGACACCGGTGAGCGCGCCGCCGTCGTCCTCGGCGAGGGCGACCTGGCCGCCGGGCTGGTCGCGGCGAGCTTCTCGCGCCCGCTCGCCAGCTTCGACTGCCGCGCCCCGGTCTTCGACCACTGGTTCACCGGGGTCGGCGCCGGCGCCCGCCACCAGTCGATCCTCCAGCTGGTCAACCCCGACGAGGGCCGTGCCGTCGTCGACGTCGAGGTGCTGGGCAGCGAGGGCGTCGTGGACGCCCCGGGTCTGCGGGGGGTCGCGGTGCAGGGCGGGGAGTCGCGCAGCATCGACCTCGCCGCCACCCTGCCGCGGCGCGACGAGCTCACCCTGCACGTCAGCGTCGTGCGGGGCCGGATCGCGGCGAGCGTGCGCGACACCGTGCGCGGCATCGGCGGGAGCCGGGCCGGCGACGACGGGCTCGGGTCGCAGGACGCGCCGGCCACCGAGAACCTGCTGCTCGGCGTGCCCGGGGGCAGCGGACCGCGGATCCTCTTCGTCGCGAACCCGGGCCCGACCCAGGAGCGCGCCACCGTCAAGGTGGTCACCGCCGACGCCGCTTTCACCCCGTCCGGGCTGGAGGAGGTCGTGCTCCCGCCCCAGTCGGTCGTGCCGGTGCGGCTGACCCGCGTGCTCGCCGAGGTCGGCACCGGCGCGGAGCGGGCGCTGGGGGTGCTCGTGGAGTCCACCGTGCCGACGACCGCGAGCCTGCAGATGTTCTACCGCGGCGACCTGGTGCGCTCCTCGCCCGTCGCGCGCCTCGACGGGCCCGGCACCGCCGTCCTGCCCGCCGGCAGCAAGAGCCTCGTGCTCGGCGGCGCGGCCGGCCCGGGCGCGGTCACCGTCACGGCGTCGGACGAGGGCGGCGCGGCCCTGCCCGAGCAGCGGGTCGAGGTCGCCAGCGACCGGGCGACCGTCGTCGACCTGCCGGACGGCGCCCGGCTCGTGACGGTCACCGGCGTCGCGACGACCTCCGTCGTGCTGGTCACCAACGACGACGGCGCCACCCTGGTCCCCGTCCGGGCCCCGGTCACCACCGGGCTGGTGCCCGACGTCGCGCCCGGCCTGCCCTGA
- a CDS encoding metallopeptidase family protein, which produces MAQHAGPGDTGRRRTRTRDRRDRGMRGPAVLPRDPRTPELRTRRDRFDDLVLAVVADIEDRWQEHLGLVEYAVEDAPQVPDDWESGTVPLSSLVRGTGTRPTRLVVFRRPIEHRSSSRGELEALVHRVVVEQVAELLGIDPEQVDPRFDDTDD; this is translated from the coding sequence GTGGCACAGCACGCAGGTCCCGGGGACACCGGTCGACGACGCACCCGGACCAGGGACCGGCGCGACCGCGGCATGCGCGGGCCGGCGGTGCTGCCCCGCGACCCCCGCACGCCCGAGCTCCGCACCCGCCGCGACCGCTTCGACGACCTGGTGCTCGCCGTCGTCGCCGACATCGAGGACCGCTGGCAGGAGCACCTCGGCCTGGTCGAGTACGCCGTCGAGGACGCCCCACAGGTGCCCGACGACTGGGAGTCGGGCACCGTGCCGCTCTCCTCCCTGGTGCGCGGCACCGGCACCCGGCCGACCCGGCTGGTGGTCTTCCGGCGCCCGATCGAGCACCGCAGCTCCTCGCGCGGCGAGCTCGAGGCCCTCGTGCACCGCGTCGTCGTCGAGCAGGTCGCCGAGCTGCTCGGCATCGACCCGGAGCAGGTCGACCCGCGCTTCGACGACACCGACGACTGA
- a CDS encoding DUF3499 domain-containing protein produces MSLRRCSRTPCGRPAVQTLTYVYADQTAVLGPLATFAEPHAYDLCAVHSERLSAPRGWEVLRLASDVRDTGPSSDDLLALADAVREAGRPAPVERTRPAEEGGRETSRRGHLRVLTTD; encoded by the coding sequence GTGAGTCTCCGGCGCTGTTCGCGCACCCCCTGCGGTCGTCCCGCCGTGCAGACCCTCACCTACGTCTACGCCGACCAGACCGCCGTCCTCGGCCCGCTGGCGACCTTCGCCGAGCCGCACGCCTACGACCTGTGCGCCGTGCACAGCGAGCGGCTCTCCGCGCCCCGGGGGTGGGAGGTGCTCCGCCTGGCCTCCGACGTCCGCGACACCGGGCCCAGCTCCGACGACCTGCTCGCCCTCGCCGACGCCGTCCGCGAGGCCGGGCGACCCGCGCCCGTGGAGCGCACCCGCCCGGCCGAGGAGGGTGGTCGCGAGACCAGCCGCCGCGGTCACCTGCGGGTCCTCACCACCGACTGA
- a CDS encoding phosphomannomutase/phosphoglucomutase → MALDPGTVHAVFKAYDVRGTVPDQVDEELAAATGAAFVEVVGAREVVVGYDMRPSSPRLAGAFADGANRAGADVTLIGLASTDQLYFASGLLGLPGAMFTASHNPAQYNGIKLCRAGAQPVGTDTGLTAIRDLVAAGHAPSGPGGGSITEHDVLEAYAAHLLSLAPVTGRPLKVVVDAGNGMAGHTAPAVFERLGAQVELVPLYFELDGTFPNHEANPIDPATLVDLQQKVVEVGADIGLAFDGDADRCFLVDERGAAVSPSALTALIAERELARHPGSVVIHNLITSRAVPEIVTELGGRPVRTRVGHSYIKATMAETDAVFGGEHSGHFYFRDFWRADSGMLAALHALAALAGSDRPLSALMARYDRYPLSGEINSTVADPAAAVAAVEEAFAGRPGATTDHLDGLTISHADWQLNLRMSNTEPLLRLNVEGADHRTMTATRDEALALIRGGNR, encoded by the coding sequence ATGGCACTCGACCCCGGCACGGTCCACGCCGTCTTCAAGGCCTACGACGTGCGGGGCACCGTCCCCGACCAGGTCGACGAGGAGCTCGCCGCGGCCACCGGTGCGGCGTTCGTGGAGGTCGTCGGGGCCCGGGAGGTCGTCGTCGGCTACGACATGCGGCCGAGCTCGCCCCGTCTCGCGGGCGCCTTCGCCGACGGTGCCAACCGGGCCGGCGCCGACGTGACGCTGATCGGGCTGGCCTCCACCGACCAGCTCTACTTCGCCTCCGGGCTCCTCGGCCTGCCGGGCGCGATGTTCACCGCCAGCCACAACCCGGCGCAGTACAACGGCATCAAGCTCTGCCGCGCCGGGGCACAGCCGGTCGGCACCGACACCGGGCTCACCGCGATCCGCGACCTGGTCGCCGCCGGGCACGCGCCGAGCGGCCCGGGCGGCGGGTCGATCACCGAGCACGACGTGCTGGAGGCCTACGCCGCCCACCTGCTCTCGCTCGCCCCGGTCACCGGCCGGCCGCTCAAGGTCGTCGTGGACGCCGGCAACGGGATGGCCGGGCACACCGCGCCCGCCGTCTTCGAGCGTCTCGGCGCGCAGGTCGAGCTCGTGCCGCTCTACTTCGAGCTCGACGGCACCTTCCCGAACCACGAGGCGAACCCGATCGACCCCGCCACCCTGGTCGACCTCCAGCAGAAGGTCGTCGAGGTCGGCGCCGACATCGGCCTGGCCTTCGACGGCGACGCCGACCGGTGCTTCCTCGTCGACGAGCGCGGGGCGGCGGTCTCGCCGTCCGCGCTGACCGCCCTGATCGCCGAGCGCGAGCTCGCCCGGCACCCGGGCTCGGTGGTCATCCACAACCTCATCACCAGCCGCGCCGTGCCCGAGATCGTCACCGAGCTCGGCGGGCGCCCGGTGCGCACCCGGGTCGGCCACTCCTACATCAAGGCGACGATGGCCGAGACCGACGCCGTCTTCGGCGGCGAGCACAGCGGTCACTTCTACTTCCGCGACTTCTGGCGCGCCGACTCCGGCATGCTCGCCGCCCTGCACGCCCTCGCGGCGCTGGCCGGCAGCGACCGGCCGCTGTCGGCGCTGATGGCTCGCTACGACCGCTACCCGCTCTCGGGCGAGATCAACTCGACCGTCGCCGACCCGGCCGCCGCCGTGGCCGCGGTCGAGGAGGCCTTCGCCGGCCGGCCCGGCGCCACCACCGACCACCTCGACGGGCTGACCATCAGCCACGCCGACTGGCAGCTCAACCTCCGGATGTCCAACACCGAGCCGCTGCTGCGGCTCAACGTCGAGGGCGCCGACCACCGAACCATGACCGCGACGCGCGACGAGGCGCTCGCCCTGATCCGCGGAGGAAACCGATGA
- a CDS encoding Trm112 family protein encodes MTDTTGSSTGGPTGGPTGGPTGGIDPALLEIIVCPDCRGDLAVVTASGATELVCQACGLAYPVRDDIPVLLVDEARRPA; translated from the coding sequence ATGACCGACACCACTGGCAGCAGCACGGGCGGCCCGACGGGCGGCCCGACGGGCGGTCCGACGGGCGGGATCGACCCCGCGCTGCTCGAGATCATCGTGTGCCCCGACTGCCGCGGCGACCTGGCCGTCGTGACGGCGTCGGGCGCCACCGAGCTGGTGTGCCAGGCCTGCGGCCTCGCCTACCCGGTGCGCGACGACATCCCGGTGCTGCTCGTCGACGAAGCCCGCCGCCCGGCCTGA